TGACGCGCACCCCCGCTGAACCGTCCGGAGCACCCCCGCGCCGGACGGACGGCACCGCACTGCCTGGCGCCGGTCCGGCGGGCCCCTCGGGGCCCGCGCGTCCCGCACGCCGATGACCCAAATCGATACGAGTTCAAGAGAACACCCGACGTCACCCCCGGCGTCGTCCCGCCCCCCGACCAGCAAACGGATGTCGCATGTCCCCCATCACGCGTTCCCCCCGCCTCCGGACCGTCGGAGCACCCCTGACCGCGGCGCTCGCCGCCGGCGCGCTCGTCGCCGGCCTCGGCGCCCTGGCCGCAGCCCCCGCCGGTGCCACGACGTTCGGGCCCGAGCTCGTCGTCAACGGCACGTTCGAGTCCGGTGTCACCGGCTGGCGCACCAACAACGCCACCGAGCAGAAGCTCGCCTGGACCACGGCCACCGCGTACGCGGGCAAGGGTGCCGCGGTGCTGACCCGGGCCGCCAAGACCACCGGCAGCATCGTGCTCAACGACCAGACGAACTCGGTCACCTCGGTTCCCGCCGACGGCCAGTACCACGCGACCGCCGCCGTGCGGACGTCGGGTGCGGCGCTCACGGGCCAGCTGCGGATCCGCGAGGTCCTGGGCGGTGCCGTCACCACGCACGCGACCAGCTTCTCCGCGACCTCGGCCTGGCAGGTCGTGGAGCTCGACTTCACGGCCAAGGCCGGTGCGTCGCTCGACCTCAACGTGTTCTCGCTGACGGCCCCGGCCAACGCGACGCTGACCGTCGACGCCGTCTCGCTGACGCACGTGGACCCGCGGCCCACGCTCACCAACGGCAGCCTGTACTCCGAGCGCGGCATCCCCGAGGACGGCGTGCTGTTCGGCGCGGCCGTCGGCGGCAACACCGACCCGGCCGCGTTCGAGCAGCAGGTGCACGGCACGCTGGGTGTCCGCCGCACCTACTGGAACGGCACCACCGTGGCCAAGGCCGTCGAGACCGCGCGGGGCGACCTCGCGGTCGGCCGCGTGCCGTGGCTCAGCTTCAAGCTGCCCTACAGCTGGTCGGAGATGGCCGCGGGCAAGGGCGACGCGTGGACGCGTGACCTGGTCGCGCAGCTCGACGCGCTCGAGGGCCCGGTGTGGCTCGCGTTCCACCACGAGCCCGAGGGTGACGGCGACATCACGCAGTGGGTCGCGATGCAGCGCCACCTCGCGCCGCTGGTGCGGGGCGGCTCGGACAACGTTGCGATGACCGTCGTCCTGACCGGGTGGCACCAGCTGTACGGCGCCGCGCAGTACAGCCTCGAGAACCTGTGGCCCGGCGACGGCCTGATCGACCTCATCGGCTACGACGTCTACAACCAGTACGGCGTGGTCAAGAACGGCGTCATGAGCACCAAGACGACCGACATGGCGAAGAGCTACTTCCAGCAGTTCCAGGCGTTCTCCCTCAAGCACGGCGTCGCGTGGGGCCTGGGCGAGACCGGCTTCACCGACCGCGCCGCGCAGGACGACCCGCAGTGGCTCGCCCGCACGTACCAGCAGATGGAGACGTACGGCGGCGTCGCGATGGCGTACTTCAACACGTCGCTCAACTCGGCCGGCTCGTGGGTCATCACCACGCAGCAGAAGGCGGACCTGTTCGCCGCCGTGCTGAACACGACGCCGAAGCTGCGCTGACGCGCGCGGCGGCCGCTGGGCCGACCGGGTGAGGATGTC
The Cellulomonas gilvus ATCC 13127 DNA segment above includes these coding regions:
- a CDS encoding glycoside hydrolase family 26 protein; its protein translation is MSPITRSPRLRTVGAPLTAALAAGALVAGLGALAAAPAGATTFGPELVVNGTFESGVTGWRTNNATEQKLAWTTATAYAGKGAAVLTRAAKTTGSIVLNDQTNSVTSVPADGQYHATAAVRTSGAALTGQLRIREVLGGAVTTHATSFSATSAWQVVELDFTAKAGASLDLNVFSLTAPANATLTVDAVSLTHVDPRPTLTNGSLYSERGIPEDGVLFGAAVGGNTDPAAFEQQVHGTLGVRRTYWNGTTVAKAVETARGDLAVGRVPWLSFKLPYSWSEMAAGKGDAWTRDLVAQLDALEGPVWLAFHHEPEGDGDITQWVAMQRHLAPLVRGGSDNVAMTVVLTGWHQLYGAAQYSLENLWPGDGLIDLIGYDVYNQYGVVKNGVMSTKTTDMAKSYFQQFQAFSLKHGVAWGLGETGFTDRAAQDDPQWLARTYQQMETYGGVAMAYFNTSLNSAGSWVITTQQKADLFAAVLNTTPKLR